The following proteins are encoded in a genomic region of Streptomyces sp. SLBN-31:
- a CDS encoding Dps family protein — protein sequence MYVVKSPLSDTDLKKVSEALQGALVDLLDLSLVAKQVHWNVVGPRFRSVHLQLDEVVDSARTHSDTVAERASALGVPPDGRAATVAAGSGIGAVSDGWIKDTDAVRTLVDALGAVIVRMRERVAATGEADPVSQDILIGITADLEKHHWMFQAENG from the coding sequence ATGTACGTCGTGAAGAGCCCGTTGTCCGACACGGACCTGAAGAAGGTCTCCGAGGCCTTGCAGGGGGCGCTCGTCGATCTCCTCGACCTCTCCCTCGTCGCGAAACAGGTCCACTGGAACGTGGTCGGGCCGCGCTTCCGCTCCGTGCATCTGCAGCTCGACGAGGTCGTGGACAGCGCGCGGACCCACTCCGACACGGTGGCGGAACGCGCCTCCGCCCTGGGCGTGCCGCCCGACGGCCGGGCCGCGACGGTGGCCGCCGGCAGCGGTATCGGGGCGGTGTCCGACGGCTGGATCAAGGACACGGACGCGGTACGGACCCTCGTGGACGCGCTGGGTGCGGTGATCGTGAGGATGCGGGAGCGGGTGGCGGCCACCGGGGAGGCGGATCCCGTCAGCCAGGACATCCTGATCGGGATCACGGCGGATCTGGAGAAGCATCACTGGATGTTCCAGGCGGAGAACGGCTGA
- a CDS encoding DUF3046 domain-containing protein, whose protein sequence is MRLTVFWQRMADHFGPGYADTFARDHVMTELGGRTVHEALDAGWAAKDVWRVVCTVMDVPRERH, encoded by the coding sequence ATGCGGTTGACGGTCTTCTGGCAGCGGATGGCGGATCACTTCGGCCCGGGGTACGCCGACACCTTCGCGCGCGACCACGTGATGACGGAGCTGGGCGGGCGCACGGTGCACGAGGCACTGGACGCCGGCTGGGCCGCCAAGGACGTGTGGCGCGTGGTCTGCACGGTCATGGACGTTCCACGTGAGAGGCACTGA
- the pgsA gene encoding CDP-diacylglycerol--glycerol-3-phosphate 3-phosphatidyltransferase, giving the protein MTGVPASAANGSSKTGPSQAEASSSEAEGGTKPPRGAKIAAAAVNQASVWNIANLLTMLRLLLVPAFVALMLADGGYDPAWRSVAWAAFAVAMITDLFDGHLARTYNLVTDFGKIADPIADKAIMGAALICLSGLGDLPWWVTIVILGRELGITLLRFLVIRYGVIPASRGGKLKTLTQGVAVGMYILALTGWLATLRFWVMGAAVVLTVVTGLDYVRQAIVLRRQGIAERKAALEGTEG; this is encoded by the coding sequence ATGACCGGAGTCCCGGCATCGGCGGCGAACGGCTCCTCCAAGACGGGTCCCTCGCAGGCCGAGGCCAGCTCTTCCGAAGCGGAAGGCGGCACGAAGCCGCCGCGGGGCGCGAAGATCGCGGCCGCGGCCGTCAACCAGGCGAGCGTCTGGAACATCGCCAACCTGCTCACCATGCTCCGGCTGCTGCTGGTCCCCGCCTTCGTCGCGCTGATGCTCGCCGACGGCGGCTACGACCCGGCCTGGCGCTCGGTCGCCTGGGCCGCGTTCGCCGTCGCCATGATCACCGACCTGTTCGACGGCCACCTCGCCCGCACCTACAACCTCGTCACCGACTTCGGGAAGATCGCCGACCCCATCGCCGACAAGGCGATCATGGGGGCGGCGCTGATCTGCCTGTCCGGGCTGGGCGACCTGCCGTGGTGGGTGACGATCGTCATCCTCGGCCGGGAACTCGGGATCACGCTGCTGCGTTTCCTGGTCATCCGGTACGGCGTCATCCCGGCGAGCCGCGGCGGCAAGCTCAAGACGCTCACGCAGGGCGTGGCGGTCGGGATGTACATCCTGGCGCTGACGGGATGGCTGGCCACCCTGAGGTTCTGGGTGATGGGTGCGGCGGTCGTCCTGACGGTGGTGACCGGACTCGACTATGTGAGACAAGCCATTGTGCTGCGCAGGCAGGGAATCGCCGAGCGCAAGGCCGCGTTGGAGGGGACGGAAGGGTGA
- a CDS encoding helix-turn-helix domain-containing protein: MILLRRLLGDVLRRQRQRQGRTLREVSSSARVSLGYLSEVERGQKEASSELLAAICDALDVRMSELMREVSDELALAELAQSAAAASPAPVRPMLGSVSVTGVPPERVTIKAPAEAVDVVAA, encoded by the coding sequence ATGATTCTGCTCCGTCGCCTACTGGGTGACGTGCTGCGTCGGCAGCGCCAACGCCAGGGCCGTACTCTGCGCGAAGTCTCCTCGTCCGCCCGAGTCTCACTCGGCTATCTCTCCGAGGTGGAGCGGGGGCAGAAGGAGGCTTCCTCCGAGCTGCTCGCCGCCATCTGCGACGCGCTGGACGTACGGATGTCCGAACTCATGCGGGAAGTGAGCGACGAACTCGCGCTCGCCGAGCTGGCCCAGTCCGCTGCGGCCGCCTCGCCGGCACCGGTTCGCCCGATGCTGGGTTCCGTTTCGGTGACCGGTGTGCCTCCGGAAAGGGTGACCATCAAGGCGCCCGCCGAGGCGGTGGACGTGGTCGCCGCGTGA
- a CDS encoding CinA family protein produces MSSRAADVVRLLTVRGQTLAVAESLTGGLVAAEITGVPGASKAFRGSVTAYATELKHELLGVDAGLLDRHGAVDPQVAAQMAAGVRKALGADWGVATTGVAGPDPQDGQPVGTVFVAVDGPFGPGSGSASGGKVEALRLNGDRAEIRRESVRSVLALLLTELAGEHSGNERTQDTEQNGGF; encoded by the coding sequence GTGAGTTCCCGGGCCGCTGACGTGGTGAGACTACTGACAGTGAGGGGCCAGACCCTCGCCGTCGCGGAGTCCCTCACCGGTGGGTTGGTCGCGGCGGAGATCACCGGCGTTCCCGGGGCCTCCAAGGCGTTCCGGGGTTCGGTGACGGCGTACGCCACCGAACTCAAGCACGAGCTGCTGGGTGTCGACGCCGGACTGCTGGACCGGCACGGAGCGGTGGATCCGCAGGTCGCGGCCCAGATGGCGGCCGGCGTGCGCAAGGCGCTCGGCGCCGACTGGGGCGTCGCGACGACCGGAGTCGCGGGCCCGGACCCGCAGGACGGCCAGCCCGTCGGAACGGTTTTCGTGGCCGTCGACGGGCCCTTCGGCCCTGGTTCCGGTTCTGCCTCTGGCGGAAAAGTAGAGGCCCTGCGGTTGAACGGCGACCGTGCGGAAATTCGTAGAGAGAGTGTACGGAGCGTACTCGCACTGCTCCTGACGGAGCTTGCGGGCGAACACAGTGGGAATGAGCGGACACAGGATACGGAACAGAACGGGGGGTTTTGA
- a CDS encoding AzlC family ABC transporter permease, whose translation MAEQTALVDTGADGGGKTDAAVVRDALGVGVAVGLSGFAFGVTSAGSGLTLLQTCVLSLLVFTGASQFALVGALAAGGNPLTAAAGAFFLGVRNAFYGLRLSQVLVLPRLLRPFAAQWVIDETTAVALAQPTRRGARIGFTVTGLSLYLLWNLTTLLGALGAKAIGDTDAWGLDAAGPAVFLALLAPMLRTATERVVAGLAVVLGLGLLPVLPAGVPVLVAALAAPGVLLLRGRREARSSGDTTGEDR comes from the coding sequence GTGGCAGAACAGACAGCTCTCGTGGACACAGGTGCCGACGGAGGAGGCAAGACGGACGCCGCCGTGGTCCGGGACGCCCTCGGAGTCGGCGTCGCCGTCGGACTGTCCGGGTTCGCCTTCGGGGTGACCTCGGCCGGCAGCGGGCTCACGCTCCTGCAGACCTGCGTGCTCAGCCTCCTGGTGTTCACCGGCGCGTCCCAGTTCGCGCTCGTCGGGGCGCTCGCGGCCGGAGGCAACCCGTTGACGGCGGCCGCCGGCGCGTTCTTCCTCGGTGTGCGCAACGCCTTCTACGGGCTGCGCCTGTCACAGGTGCTGGTGCTTCCGCGCCTGCTGCGGCCGTTCGCGGCGCAGTGGGTCATCGACGAGACCACCGCGGTCGCGCTCGCGCAGCCCACGCGGCGTGGCGCCCGCATCGGGTTCACCGTGACCGGGCTCAGCCTGTACCTGCTGTGGAACCTCACCACCCTGCTCGGCGCCCTGGGAGCCAAGGCCATCGGGGACACGGACGCGTGGGGGCTCGACGCCGCCGGGCCCGCCGTCTTCCTGGCCCTGCTCGCGCCGATGCTGAGGACCGCCACCGAGCGCGTCGTCGCCGGGCTCGCCGTCGTGCTGGGGCTCGGGCTGCTGCCCGTGCTGCCCGCCGGCGTGCCCGTCCTGGTGGCCGCGCTGGCCGCCCCGGGCGTCCTGCTCCTGCGGGGACGCCGCGAGGCCCGGTCGTCCGGTGACACCACGGGGGAGGACCGTTGA
- a CDS encoding AzlD domain-containing protein, producing MNTWIAIGVTALGCYAVKVAGLFVPEGALQRPFVRRLAALLPVALLAALTAQQTFADGRALVLDARVAGVLAAAVVLVLRAPFLLVVAAGVVVTAGVRAMGW from the coding sequence TTGAACACCTGGATCGCCATCGGCGTGACGGCTCTCGGCTGCTACGCCGTCAAGGTCGCCGGCCTGTTCGTCCCCGAGGGCGCCCTGCAGCGGCCGTTCGTCAGGCGGCTGGCCGCCCTGCTGCCGGTGGCTCTGCTGGCGGCGCTCACCGCCCAGCAGACCTTCGCCGACGGGCGCGCCCTGGTGCTGGACGCGCGCGTGGCCGGTGTTCTCGCTGCCGCCGTCGTGCTGGTCCTGCGCGCCCCCTTCCTGCTCGTGGTGGCCGCGGGTGTGGTGGTGACCGCCGGGGTGCGGGCCATGGGCTGGTGA
- a CDS encoding Fpg/Nei family DNA glycosylase, giving the protein MPEGDTVWQAAKRLHTALAGKPLTRSDLRVPKYATADLTGRTVLDVTARGKHLLTRIEGGLTLHSHLRMDGAWKVYANGRRWTGGPSHQIRVILGTADQTAVGYRLPVLELLRTTEEDRAVGHLGPDLLGPDWNPDQALANVLADPDRALGEALLDQRNLAGIGNVYKCELCFLLGVTPWLPVGALPPERAAKLPELAKRLLEVNRDRPVRTTTGRGGQALFVYGRAPRPCLRCGTSIRVADQGDGSRDRPTYWCPNCQPGPIPSHRTHRGTPPRTSS; this is encoded by the coding sequence ATGCCCGAAGGAGACACCGTCTGGCAGGCCGCCAAGCGCCTGCACACCGCCCTGGCGGGCAAGCCGCTGACCCGCAGCGACCTGCGCGTGCCCAAGTACGCCACGGCCGACCTGACGGGCCGGACCGTCCTGGACGTGACCGCGCGCGGCAAGCACCTCCTGACCCGCATCGAGGGCGGCCTCACACTCCACTCGCACCTGCGGATGGACGGCGCCTGGAAGGTGTACGCGAACGGCCGGCGCTGGACCGGCGGCCCCTCCCACCAGATCCGAGTGATCCTGGGCACCGCGGACCAGACGGCCGTCGGCTACCGCCTGCCCGTACTGGAACTCCTGCGCACCACCGAAGAGGACCGCGCCGTGGGCCACCTCGGCCCCGACCTCCTGGGCCCGGACTGGAACCCCGACCAGGCGCTCGCGAACGTCCTCGCCGATCCCGACCGCGCCCTGGGCGAGGCCCTGCTGGACCAGCGCAACCTCGCCGGCATCGGCAATGTCTACAAGTGCGAGCTCTGCTTCCTGCTCGGTGTCACCCCCTGGCTCCCGGTCGGTGCCCTGCCCCCGGAGCGCGCGGCGAAGCTGCCGGAGCTGGCCAAGCGGCTCCTGGAGGTCAACCGCGACCGCCCGGTCCGCACCACCACGGGCCGCGGCGGACAGGCCCTGTTCGTGTACGGCCGCGCACCCCGTCCCTGTCTGCGCTGCGGCACGTCCATCCGCGTGGCCGACCAGGGCGACGGCTCCCGTGACCGCCCCACCTACTGGTGCCCCAACTGCCAGCCGGGCCCGATCCCGAGCCACCGCACCCACCGCGGAACCCCACCCCGCACATCTAGTTGA
- a CDS encoding ATP-dependent helicase, translated as MVSDAQRALDGFSPATRGWFTGAFSAPTSAQAGAWNAITEGSDVLVVAPTGSGKTLAAFLAALDQLASTPPPADPRKRCRVLYVSPLKALAVDVERNLRSPLTGIRHESVRLGLPEPEVKVGIRSGDTPAAERRALATRPPDILITTPESLFLMLTSSTRDALTGVETVILDEVHAVAGTKRGAHLALSLERLDELLPKPARRIGLSATVRPVDEVARYLSPRRKVEIVQPKSGKEFDLSVVVPVEDLGELGGSPVADGSEGAERPSIWPHVEERITDLVQAHRSTIVFANSRRLAERLCNRLNEIAYERATGEPLDEHHAPAELMGGSGAAQGAPPVIARAHHGSVSKEQRALVEEDLKAGRLPAVVATSSLELGIDMGAVDLVVQVESPPSVASGLQRVGRAGHQVGAVSTGVVFPKYRGDLVQAAVVTERMRTGSIESLRVPANPLDVLAQQLVAMTALDTWQVDDLLATVRRAAPFASLPESAFTAVLDMLAGRYPSDAFAELRPRVVWDRVAGTITGRPGAQRLAVTSGGTIPDRGLFGVFLAGSDPKKGGGRVGELDEEMVYESRVGDVFTLGTSSWRIEDITRDRVLVSPAPGVPGRLPFWKGDQLGRPLELGRALGQFLREVGSLPKDDARLRLLTAGLDAWAADNVLSYLDEQREACGHIPDDRTIVVERFRDELGDWRVVVHSPFGAQVHAPWALALGAKLSERYGMDAQVMHADDGIVLRLPDADLMGLDLLDREPMKAGTEYDADQAPVGAADVVFDKGEVDQIVTDQVGGSALFASRFRECAARALLLPRRNPGKRTPLWQQRQRAAQLLEVASEFGSFPIVLEAVRECLQDVFDVPGLVELMGDLEARKVRLVEVTTPEPSPFARSLLFGYVAQFLYEGDSPLAERRAAALSLDSRLLAELLGQAELRELLDAEVLTELERELQWLTEDRRVKDAEGIADVLRILGPLTDAELAERGAEPHWVQELASARRAIRVRIGGTEHWAAIEDAGRLRDALGTALPVGVPEAFMEPVKDPLGDLLARYARSHGPFTSATAAARFGLGVAVTEGALQRLAANGRVVQGEFHPAGIGQEWCDASVLRRLRRRSLAALRHELEPVPPPALAQFLPQWQHIGKGHALRGIDGLVRAIEQLQGASVPASALEKLVLPSRVAGYTPAMLDELTAAGEIVWAGAGALPGKDGWVSLYTTDAAPLLLPPPHPLELTALHQSVLDALSGGYGLFFRQIADQVRATTHPEATDPQLADAVWDLAWSGRLTNDTLTPMRSLLGSGRTAGSTAHRAKRTVPRGRYGSLTAAARTASRTGPPTVAGRWSLLPTQEPDPTVRAHALARTLLDRHGVVTRGAVAAEGVEGGFSATYRILSVFEESGQARRGYVVEGLGAAQFAMDGAVDRLRAVSNARDRGEALPHPPMDDMTWPPPNDAAPEIKGFTDDLDGFTPSRDEYVSPRDFADPGAGGPRGGGSSYVPYASYGSPAPNRRPRRDSRAVVLAAADPANAYGAALPWPEPPTGAGHKPGRKAGSLVVLVDGELTLYMERGGKSLLAWPADPDAKATDDPRLQEAAEALAAAARAGSLGTVTVERINNAQALTSPIGTLLEGAGFIATPRGLRLRA; from the coding sequence ATGGTCAGCGACGCACAACGGGCCCTCGACGGCTTCTCCCCCGCGACCCGCGGCTGGTTCACGGGGGCCTTCTCCGCGCCCACCTCGGCCCAGGCGGGCGCGTGGAACGCCATCACAGAGGGCTCGGACGTGCTGGTGGTGGCCCCCACCGGCTCCGGCAAGACCCTGGCCGCCTTCCTCGCCGCCCTGGACCAGCTCGCCTCCACACCCCCGCCCGCCGACCCGCGGAAGCGCTGCCGGGTCCTTTACGTGTCGCCGCTGAAAGCCCTCGCGGTGGACGTGGAGCGCAACCTCCGCAGCCCCCTCACCGGCATCCGCCACGAGTCCGTCCGCCTCGGCCTGCCCGAGCCCGAGGTGAAGGTGGGCATCCGCTCCGGCGACACCCCCGCCGCCGAGCGCCGCGCCCTGGCCACCCGCCCCCCGGACATCCTGATCACCACTCCGGAGTCCCTCTTCCTGATGCTGACGTCGTCGACCCGCGACGCGCTGACCGGCGTGGAGACGGTGATCCTCGACGAGGTGCACGCGGTGGCCGGCACCAAGCGCGGCGCCCACCTCGCGCTCTCCCTGGAGCGCCTGGACGAGCTCCTGCCCAAACCGGCCCGCCGCATCGGCCTGTCGGCGACTGTCCGCCCGGTGGACGAGGTGGCCCGCTACCTCTCACCGCGCCGCAAGGTCGAGATCGTCCAGCCGAAGTCGGGCAAGGAGTTCGACCTCTCGGTCGTCGTCCCGGTGGAGGACCTGGGCGAGCTGGGCGGCTCGCCGGTCGCCGACGGCTCGGAAGGCGCGGAGCGCCCCTCCATCTGGCCCCATGTCGAGGAGCGGATCACCGACCTCGTGCAGGCCCACCGCTCCACGATCGTGTTCGCCAACTCCCGCCGCCTCGCGGAGCGCCTGTGCAACAGGCTCAACGAGATCGCGTACGAGCGCGCCACCGGCGAACCCCTGGACGAGCACCACGCCCCGGCCGAGCTCATGGGCGGCTCGGGGGCCGCCCAGGGCGCCCCGCCCGTCATCGCGCGCGCCCACCACGGCTCGGTCTCCAAGGAGCAGCGAGCCCTGGTCGAGGAGGACCTCAAGGCGGGCCGGCTCCCCGCGGTGGTGGCGACGTCCAGTCTGGAACTCGGCATCGACATGGGCGCCGTCGACCTGGTCGTCCAGGTCGAGTCACCGCCTTCGGTCGCCTCCGGCCTGCAGCGCGTCGGGCGCGCGGGCCACCAGGTCGGCGCGGTCAGCACCGGCGTGGTCTTCCCCAAGTATCGCGGTGACCTGGTCCAGGCGGCGGTGGTCACCGAACGGATGCGCACCGGCTCCATCGAGTCCCTGAGGGTCCCCGCCAACCCGTTGGACGTCCTCGCCCAGCAGCTGGTCGCCATGACGGCCCTGGACACCTGGCAGGTCGACGACCTCCTGGCCACGGTCCGCCGCGCGGCCCCCTTCGCGTCCCTGCCCGAGTCGGCGTTCACGGCGGTCCTGGACATGCTCGCGGGCCGCTACCCGTCCGACGCGTTCGCCGAGCTGCGCCCGCGCGTGGTGTGGGACCGCGTGGCCGGCACGATCACCGGCCGCCCGGGCGCCCAGCGCCTCGCCGTGACCTCGGGCGGCACCATCCCCGACCGCGGCCTCTTCGGGGTCTTCCTGGCCGGATCCGACCCCAAGAAGGGCGGCGGCCGGGTCGGCGAGCTCGACGAGGAGATGGTCTACGAGTCCCGGGTCGGGGACGTGTTCACGCTCGGCACCAGCTCGTGGCGGATCGAGGACATCACCCGCGACCGCGTCCTGGTCTCCCCCGCACCGGGCGTCCCCGGCCGCCTGCCCTTCTGGAAGGGCGACCAGCTCGGCCGCCCGCTCGAACTGGGCCGCGCGCTGGGCCAGTTCCTGCGCGAGGTCGGCTCCCTGCCCAAGGACGACGCCCGGCTGCGCCTCCTCACGGCGGGACTCGACGCCTGGGCGGCGGACAACGTCCTGTCCTACCTGGACGAGCAGCGCGAGGCCTGCGGCCACATCCCCGACGACCGCACGATCGTGGTCGAACGTTTCCGGGACGAGCTGGGCGACTGGCGCGTGGTCGTCCACTCCCCCTTCGGTGCCCAGGTGCACGCCCCGTGGGCGCTCGCCCTCGGCGCCAAGCTCTCCGAGCGCTACGGCATGGACGCGCAGGTCATGCACGCCGACGACGGCATCGTCCTGCGCCTGCCCGACGCCGATCTCATGGGCCTGGACCTGCTCGACCGGGAGCCGATGAAGGCGGGCACGGAGTACGACGCCGACCAGGCCCCCGTGGGCGCGGCGGACGTCGTCTTCGACAAGGGCGAGGTCGACCAGATCGTCACCGACCAGGTCGGCGGCTCGGCCCTGTTCGCGTCCCGTTTCCGCGAGTGCGCCGCCCGCGCGCTGCTGCTCCCGCGCCGCAACCCCGGCAAGCGCACCCCGCTGTGGCAGCAGCGCCAGCGAGCCGCGCAACTGCTGGAAGTGGCCAGCGAGTTCGGCTCGTTCCCGATCGTCCTCGAAGCCGTCCGCGAGTGCCTTCAGGACGTCTTCGACGTGCCCGGACTCGTCGAGCTGATGGGCGACCTCGAGGCCCGCAAGGTGCGTCTGGTGGAGGTCACCACCCCGGAGCCCTCCCCCTTCGCCCGTTCCCTGCTCTTCGGGTACGTCGCCCAGTTCCTGTACGAGGGGGACTCACCCCTCGCCGAGCGCCGGGCCGCCGCCCTCTCCCTGGACTCGCGTCTGCTGGCCGAACTGCTGGGCCAGGCGGAGCTGCGCGAACTCCTCGACGCCGAGGTCCTGACCGAGCTGGAGCGCGAGCTCCAGTGGCTCACCGAGGACCGGCGCGTCAAGGACGCCGAAGGCATCGCCGACGTCCTGCGGATCCTCGGCCCGCTGACCGACGCGGAGCTGGCCGAGCGGGGTGCGGAGCCGCACTGGGTCCAGGAGCTGGCCTCCGCCCGGCGCGCGATCCGGGTCCGGATCGGCGGCACCGAGCACTGGGCGGCCATCGAGGACGCCGGCCGGCTGCGCGACGCACTCGGCACGGCGCTGCCCGTCGGCGTTCCCGAGGCCTTCATGGAGCCGGTCAAGGACCCGCTGGGTGACCTGCTCGCCCGCTACGCCCGCAGCCACGGCCCGTTCACGTCGGCGACGGCGGCGGCCCGTTTCGGCCTGGGCGTGGCGGTCACGGAAGGCGCGCTGCAGCGCCTGGCCGCGAACGGCCGTGTCGTACAGGGGGAGTTCCATCCCGCGGGCATCGGCCAGGAGTGGTGCGACGCGTCCGTGCTGCGCCGCCTGCGCCGCCGTTCCCTGGCGGCGCTGCGGCACGAACTGGAGCCGGTGCCGCCCCCCGCGCTCGCCCAGTTCCTCCCCCAGTGGCAGCACATCGGCAAGGGCCACGCACTGCGCGGCATCGACGGACTGGTCCGGGCGATCGAGCAACTGCAGGGCGCGTCCGTCCCCGCGTCCGCCCTGGAGAAGCTGGTGCTGCCCTCCCGCGTCGCCGGCTACACCCCGGCGATGCTCGACGAGCTCACCGCCGCCGGAGAGATCGTCTGGGCCGGCGCGGGCGCGCTTCCCGGCAAGGACGGCTGGGTCTCCCTCTACACGACGGACGCGGCCCCGCTCCTCCTGCCCCCGCCGCACCCCCTGGAACTGACCGCGCTGCACCAGTCGGTGCTGGACGCCCTCTCCGGCGGCTACGGCCTGTTCTTCCGGCAGATCGCCGACCAGGTCCGCGCCACGACCCACCCCGAGGCCACCGATCCCCAACTCGCCGACGCCGTCTGGGACCTGGCCTGGTCCGGGCGCCTGACGAACGACACGCTGACCCCCATGCGCTCCCTGCTGGGTTCGGGCCGCACCGCGGGTTCCACGGCCCACCGGGCCAAGCGCACCGTCCCGCGCGGCCGCTACGGCTCCCTGACCGCCGCCGCCCGCACCGCGTCCCGGACGGGTCCGCCCACGGTCGCCGGCCGCTGGTCCCTGCTCCCCACCCAGGAGCCCGACCCCACGGTCCGCGCCCACGCCCTCGCCCGCACCCTCCTCGACCGGCACGGCGTGGTCACCCGGGGCGCCGTCGCCGCGGAGGGCGTCGAAGGCGGCTTTTCGGCGACGTACCGCATCCTGTCCGTGTTCGAGGAGAGCGGCCAGGCCCGGCGCGGCTATGTCGTGGAAGGCCTCGGCGCGGCACAGTTCGCGATGGACGGCGCGGTGGACCGCCTCCGCGCGGTCTCCAACGCACGGGACCGGGGCGAGGCCCTCCCCCACCCGCCCATGGACGACATGACCTGGCCGCCCCCGAACGACGCCGCCCCGGAGATCAAGGGTTTCACCGACGACCTCGACGGCTTCACCCCCTCCCGGGACGAGTACGTCTCCCCCCGGGACTTCGCCGATCCCGGTGCGGGCGGCCCGCGCGGCGGCGGCTCCTCGTACGTGCCCTACGCCTCGTACGGCTCCCCCGCCCCCAACCGCCGTCCGCGCCGTGACTCACGGGCCGTGGTCCTGGCCGCCGCCGACCCCGCGAACGCCTACGGCGCAGCCCTCCCCTGGCCGGAGCCCCCGACCGGCGCGGGCCACAAACCCGGCCGCAAGGCGGGCTCCCTGGTGGTCCTCGTCGACGGCGAACTGACGCTCTACATGGAGCGCGGCGGCAAGTCCCTCCTCGCCTGGCCGGCCGACCCGGACGCCAAGGCCACGGACGACCCCCGCCTGCAGGAGGCGGCCGAAGCCCTGGCCGCAGCGGCCCGGGCAGGCTCCCTGGGAACAGTCACCGTGGAGCGCATCAACAACGCCCAGGCCCTCACGTCCCCCATCGGCACTCTCCTGGAAGGAGCGGGCTTCATCGCGACCCCGCGGGGCCTGCGCCTCCGCGCCTAG
- a CDS encoding SDR family NAD(P)-dependent oxidoreductase has protein sequence MPVKAYDLTGRTAFVTGAAGGIGRASAVLLAEAGATVHCADLDAQGLHETATLIKDAGGTAHTHHLDVTDREQLHQAVASCERLHVMAAIAGIMHSSPVLETRDEDLDRVLNVNFKGVLHACQEAARAMLAGQNSGSIITMASSAIDTGRPGLLCYGAAKAAVVQLTKTLASEVGRQGIRVNAVAPGWTRTPMTERHEAAEQARTETLMARLSPLGRVGEPGDVAHTVLYLASDASAFMTGQILRPNGGVAMPW, from the coding sequence ATGCCCGTCAAGGCGTACGACCTCACCGGACGCACCGCATTCGTCACCGGCGCCGCCGGCGGCATCGGCCGCGCCTCGGCCGTCCTGCTGGCCGAGGCCGGCGCCACCGTCCACTGTGCCGACCTCGACGCACAGGGCCTGCACGAGACGGCGACCCTGATCAAGGACGCCGGCGGCACGGCCCACACGCACCACCTCGACGTCACCGACCGCGAACAGCTCCACCAGGCCGTCGCATCCTGCGAGCGGCTGCACGTGATGGCGGCGATCGCCGGGATCATGCACAGCAGCCCCGTGCTGGAGACCCGGGACGAGGACCTCGACCGCGTCCTGAACGTCAACTTCAAGGGTGTTCTCCACGCCTGCCAGGAGGCGGCCCGCGCGATGCTGGCCGGGCAGAACTCCGGCAGCATCATCACCATGGCCTCCAGCGCCATCGACACCGGACGCCCGGGCCTCCTCTGCTACGGCGCCGCCAAGGCGGCCGTCGTCCAGCTGACGAAGACGCTGGCGAGCGAGGTGGGACGGCAGGGCATCCGCGTCAACGCGGTCGCACCTGGCTGGACTCGCACGCCCATGACCGAGCGCCACGAGGCCGCGGAACAGGCGCGGACGGAGACGCTGATGGCACGGCTGTCGCCGCTGGGCCGGGTCGGTGAGCCAGGAGACGTCGCCCACACCGTGCTCTACCTCGCCTCGGACGCCTCGGCCTTCATGACGGGCCAAATCCTGCGTCCGAACGGCGGAGTGGCGATGCCGTGGTGA